TTGGTACGCATTCAATTGCTTCTTCCCGAATCTATCCGACCAAAACGGAATCAATGTACAATGAGATGAACCGGTGACAGGATCTTCCGGAACTCCTTTAGCGGGAGCAAAAAATCTGGAAACAAAGTCATAGGGCTTCCCACTATCTGCCGGCGCGGTAACAATTGCGGCAAAGAATGGAAGTTTCTTCAATGCTTCATGATTTGGAATTAGATCTCGAATATCTGATTCTTTTTCAAAAACGAATAAGATATCTCGTGCCTTCAAAATCTCTTTTGCTTTTATATTAAAACAAGAAGCCACATCATCGGGAGAATATTCCGTTTTAATCGGAGGCCTCGCAGGAAAATCTAAATAATATTTCTCATTCTCTCTAAGCACTTCCAAAATACCGCTCTTTGTATGGAACTTTAAGGTAGAAATATCGGATCTATTTTCGACAGCTTCATAAATTGCAAAAGCAGTCGCAAGAGTCGCATGCCCGCAAAGATCCACTTCCACACCTGGAGTGAACCATCTTAGATCATATTCTCCTCTTTCTTTCCTGGGACGAAAGAATGCAGTCTCCGATAAATTATTCTCCGCCGCTAGATCGATTAGTTTAGAATCTGGTAACCATTCTCCTTCCCAAGGAACAACTGCTGCGGGATTTCCTTTGAATAAGGAATCAGTAAATGCATCTATCTGGAAAATCGTATATTCGGTATTCATATTCATTCGTATCATTCCCTATTCTTAAAAGAGAATACAGTGACAGTTTTATTTCTTTTTTCCAATACAGAAAGAACAATACATTGGATCTTTTGTCTAAGAACAGTTAAACTGATCCGGTTTAACGATTTTGAGATCAATACCTTCGGAGAAATAAATGAAGATCGGAGTTTTAGGGACCGGAATGGTAGGAGAAACCATCGGCAGTAAACTAATCGAAAAAGGACACGAGGTAAAAATGGGATCTCGTTCTGCCACAAATGAAAAAGCGGCGGGGTGGGTTTCTAGATCTGGGAGTAAAGCTTCTCAAGGGACCTTTAAGGATGCTGCCTCTTTTGGAGACATTTTATTTAATTGTACCAAAGGAGAGATCAGCGTAGAAGTTTTAAAGTCCGCTGGCGAAGAAACTCTTAAAGGAAAAGTTTTAGTGGATCTTGCTAACGCACTCGATTTTTCAAAAGGAAGACCGCCCGGTTTAATCTTCGGAACCAATGACTCATTGGGTGAAACGATCCAAAAATCTTTTCCGGACCTGAAAGTGGTCAAAACATTGAACACAATGAATTGTACGATTATGGTAAATGCTTCCGGAGTCCCGGGGGAACATGATGTGTTTATTTGTGGAAACGATCCGGATGCTAAAAAGAAAGTTTCAGATCTTTTAGCAAAAGATTTCGGTTGGAAGAATATTATCGACCTAGGAGATATTACCGGCGCGAGAGCAACGGAAATGTTACTCCCGATTTGGTTAAGATTGTACGGAACTTTCGGTAATACGGATTTTAATTTCCATATTACTAGATAGAGAATTTATTCTTTATCTGAAAAAGCAGAATAAGCGATAGAAGCCCAGCCGGACAAAAATGCTAATCCTCCAAAAGGAGTAATTGCACCTAAAACTCTGATCCCGGTTAAAGAAAGTGCATATAATGAACCAGAGAAGATCAAGATCCCGCTAAAGATCAGCCAAAAACCGATCCTTCTAAACTTAGATTCCGAAAGTTTTCCATTTACTGCTAGCACGAGCAAAACTACCGCATGGATGAGGTGATATCTTGCTCCTGTTTCGTAGATAGCCAGTAAGTCTGGAGTTAATATTGATTTTAATCCGTGTGCTCCGAATGCACCTAGAGCTACTGCTAAAAAACCTAATATCGAAGATAAGAATAATGGAATAGAGTTAGAATTTTTGGATGCCATAACTTTGAAACCTCAGACATTTTCTTCTGAATAATCCGAAGATATAGGCGGTGTACTCCACGTCCAGCCTACTATCGAATAAGGCTTCAATAGAATTCAACTTCATCTGCTCGCCCAATTCTTGGTAAAAACTTTTGTTCCCGAAGGTAAAGTGGATCGGAATGAATGCATCGTTAGACCCTCGTTTAATTGGAAGAAACAAACGTACACCGAATTGGCAACCTTTGCTTTCTCCTTCGAATTTTACGATCCTATGCTCGGACCAATCCCAACCATCTAACGACGCATGGAACATATCCTTATGGGGAAGAGAAGTTGTAGTTCGAATATAACCGTCAAAACCGCCGGTCCTCAATTTAGTGGAAGATTCTCCATAATGAATAGAAGGATCTCTGAAATTTGCTCCATTCAAATGAACATCATTGTCGGGAGGAATTCCAAGACCGGTAGGAAATGGTTCCGGGTTTCTCCGGACCAAGGCCTTGTTTGCACCGCCCATCTGAATACAACCGACCAACTCTAAGAAGATCAGAATTAGAAAAAAGATCCGTTTGTAAGAAATGAGTTTCATTCTTTTTTCAAAAGTCTTTGAGGAAGTTTTACTCCAATCCCGGTTACGCGGGTACATTTTTCAAAATAAAGAGCAAATATAAAAGATTTGTAACTATAATCCGTTTGAACATCGAAAAGAAGATCTGCTTTGTCCTTGATCGCGTTTTGCACAGCGGCCTCGTAACTCTCGTCTCCTGTATAAACCATCCAAAGCCAGCTAGTTCCGCAGGATGTACCTTCTAATTTTCCTACCGGTTCCATTCCTCTTACATCCGAATAACTTTGAGAATAGTACCAACCTGGAGATTTGATATTCGTATAAAGACAGTTCGTAAGGAACATAATCGCAAAAACGATCGGTAAAGATGCGGATATTTTCGGAAAAGAGAATTGCATGTAATAAATTTCAACAAGTTGAAACACAAAAGTCAAGGTAAAATACCGAAATCTCCTTGTGTGACTCTTGAACCGGTTAGAATCGAGTACGATGCACACGCAAACTTCCCAATTTTACTTCGATACTGAAAAAGAGTACGGAGCATTTAACTACGAACCTCTTCCCGTTGTATTGGAGAGAGGAAAAGGTATCTTTCTTTGGGATATGGATGGAAAAAAATACTTCGATTTTTTATCAGCATACAGTGCCGTGAACCAAGGGCATTGCCATCCTAAAATTATAGAAACATTAAAGGCTCAATCCGAAAAACTAACTCTTACTTCTAGAGCATTCTATAATGATCAACTCGGTCCTATGGAAAAATTTTTATGTGATACATTCGGATTCGATAGAATGATCCCAATGAATACAGGAGTAGAAGCAGCAGAAACTTCCGTCAAACTCGCAAGAAGATGGGGATACCAAGTTAAAAAAATCCCCACTGACAAAGCTAAGATCGTTTTTGCTTCCGGAAATTTTTGGGGAAGAAGTATAGGTGCAATTTCTGCATCCACAGATCCTACTAGCAGAGGAGATTTTGGACCTTTTGTTCCCGGATTTTCGATCATTCCGTTTAATGATACGGAAGCTTTAAAAAAAGAATTAGAAGATCCTAATGTAGCAGCATTCATGGTGGAACCAATTCAGGGGGAAGCAGGTGTAATCGTTCCGAGAGAAGGTTATCTAAAAGAAGTCCGTAAACTTTGTTCTGAACGCAATGTACTTTTGATCTTGGATGAGGTGCAAACAGGTCTCGGAAGGACAGGAAAACTTTTGGCTGCAGACCATGAGAATGTAAAGCCGGATCTACTCGTATTAGGCAAAGCATTGTCCGGAGGGACTCTTCCTGTTTCTGCCGTTTTGGGTTCTGATGAAATAATTCTTACCTTAAAACCTGGAACCCATGGCTCCACATTCGGTGGAAATCCATTAGCTGCTGCGGTAGCCAAAACCGCCATCCAAGTTTTATTAGATGAGAATCTCTCCGAGAACTCGGATATAAGAGGAGCAGAATTTCGTTCTTCCCTGCAAGCTCTAAGATCAGAATATCCTAACAAGGTAAAAGAGATTCGAGGAAAGGGATTATTAAACGCAGTGGAATTTTTCCCGGATGAGACAGGACCAAGAGCAAAAAAGATCTGCTACAAATTATTAGAGTCAGGAATTCTCGCAAAACAAACTCATGATCATACGATCCGATTTGCTCCTCCTCTTTGTATTTCCAAAGCTGAATTGGAAGAGGCGACTTCTCTCATTCTTCAGACAATCCGTAAAACCCTTGACTAATCTTTCGAATTCATTTTTTTAAAAGTATGTCGGCTGAAGACAAAAAGTACATCCGGGTCTGGCAAAAACTGAGCGTAAGCGAAGTTTCTTCTCAACTGATGATCATAGACGATCTGTACGGAACTTGTGGAAAATGTAAACATCTGGGACTGAACTACACTAAAGACAAGTCTTGTCCTGAGTGCGGGACCAAATTCAAATATATTGCAACTAACTTAAAGTCTCCCGCGGACATCGCCAAAGTGCTGGCAAGAATCGAAAAAGAGAATCTAGATTTTGTACTGATCGACAGAGAAGATTATACTTTATCCAAAGCAAAAGATGCAGTGAAAGACTTATTCAAGTCTAACGACTGAACTCCCTCTCAAGTATTAGCTCCCTCATTCTCTGGATACGAAATTCATATTAAAAAGTGAATGGACTATATTCATTTAATAATTTCTTTTTGTAATATCCTTCCAATAAAACTAATCTAAGGGGACTTCATACCGACAAGATGGAACATCATTCACTTACTCTATTAGTTGATATCGCTCTTAGTATTATTTTCGCGACCCTCTTCGCAATCATAGCAAAAGCATTCAAACAACCTCTGGTCTTGGGCTATGTGGTCGCAGGGTTAATCATTGGTCCGTTATTCGGGCCTTATGTAGGCGGAAAGCTAACCATCGGTTATGTTAAAAGCGAAGAAAGTATAGAACTGATCTCAGAGATCGGTTTGATCCTTTTATTGTTCATCATCGGTTTAGAGATCGATCTGAAAGAATTGGCCAGAATGGGACGATCCATGTTCGCCCTAGGAGTTTTACAATTCTTCTTGGGTGTTGCGGCAGCCTGGTTTGCATTCCGCACATTCTTCCCTCCTACTCCTGGCAATTTTGATCTTCTTTACTTTGCAATAGCACTCTCTCTCAGTTCCACAATGATAGTGGTCAAACTTCTTCATGATAAGTTTGAGATCAGTACCGTTGCAGGACGACTTACGATTGGGGTCTTGGTCTTACAAGATATTTGGGCCATTCTTTTTATGGGGATCCAACCTGATCTGCAAGATCCTCAAGTCCTAAATGTGCTAACATCGTTGGTTAAAGGTATCGCTCTTGTTGCATTCTCCTTCCTAATCAGTCGTTTTATTCTATCTAAACTTTTCTTATTTGCGGCTTCTAAACCTGAATTGGTTTTAATCACCTCTATCGCTTGGTGTTTCTTCTTATGCGGTGTTGCAGAAAAACTTCAACTTTCTAAAGAGATGGGAGCATTGATCGCTGGTGTGAGTATTGCGGCTTTCCCTTATGGCGCGGATGTAATCAGCAAACTTTCCGGGATCAGGGACTTCTTCATTACATTATTCTTCGTAGCTCTTGGAATGAAGATCCAAGCTCCGAGTGCAAGCGACTTAGGTCTCGCATTCTTGGCAGTAGGATTCGTTTTAGTGAGCAGAGTTTTGATTGTTGCTCCAACCGTATTTTTCTCCGGCAAAGGTTTAAGAGCGGGTATTGTTGCAGGTCTGAACTTGGCACAAATTTCTGAATTCTCTTTAGTGATCTTAGCACTTGGAGTACAAAAGGAACATATAGGAAAAGATCTACAAGCAATCGTTCTTACTTCCATGATCATCGCTTCTATTATCTCTACTTATGTGATCTTGTTTAATGATAAGATCGCAAGAGGGATTATCGCATTCTTATCTCTATTCGGAGTAAAAGAAAACAAAGAACCTTTAGAATCTCAAGTCACCGGAGAGACAAAAAGAGATATCGTAGTATTAGGATATTTCAGGATCGCACAAGGTTTAATCGACGGTATAGAAGAAAGTAAACCATCTTGGCTCAAAAGAATGTTAGTAGTGGATTTTAATCCGATCTATAGACAAACTTTGGAATCTAAAGGAATTCGCTGGGCATACGGAGATCTAGCAAATCCGGAAAGCCTTCATCATTTAGGAATAGAAGAAGCAAGATATATTGTCTGCACTGTTTCGGATATGATCTTAAAAGGAACTACAAACCGAAGATTATTAGAGTCCTTAAAAAGTATCTGTAGACATCACCAACCTAAGATCATCCTAACTACGGATGATCCTAAAGAAGCGGAAGTTCTTAGAAACAATGGAGCGGCCCACGTGATCGTTCCGGGTAAAATTTCAGGACTTTCTTTATTTACCGAATTATCTCAAATGGTGGATGTAAACGGAAGCGGTCCGGTTGCAAAATCCACAAAAGTAAAACCGAAAAAAACAACGTCAAATAAGAAGAAGGTTCAAAAGACCAAGTAGTTCCTAGGATGATTGTTCGTTCTCCATGTATCAAAATTTGCAATATGGACTATGACACCGGTCTCTGCGAAGGTTGTTATCGCACCTTAGAAGAGATCGGTAGATGGACCATGTATACGGAAGACGAAA
The sequence above is a segment of the Leptospira hartskeerlii genome. Coding sequences within it:
- a CDS encoding PhzF family phenazine biosynthesis protein, translating into MNMNTEYTIFQIDAFTDSLFKGNPAAVVPWEGEWLPDSKLIDLAAENNLSETAFFRPRKERGEYDLRWFTPGVEVDLCGHATLATAFAIYEAVENRSDISTLKFHTKSGILEVLRENEKYYLDFPARPPIKTEYSPDDVASCFNIKAKEILKARDILFVFEKESDIRDLIPNHEALKKLPFFAAIVTAPADSGKPYDFVSRFFAPAKGVPEDPVTGSSHCTLIPFWSDRFGKKQLNAYQASARGGHLICEKRGERVRIGGNCKLYLKGFFYIE
- a CDS encoding NADPH-dependent F420 reductase; this encodes MKIGVLGTGMVGETIGSKLIEKGHEVKMGSRSATNEKAAGWVSRSGSKASQGTFKDAASFGDILFNCTKGEISVEVLKSAGEETLKGKVLVDLANALDFSKGRPPGLIFGTNDSLGETIQKSFPDLKVVKTLNTMNCTIMVNASGVPGEHDVFICGNDPDAKKKVSDLLAKDFGWKNIIDLGDITGARATEMLLPIWLRLYGTFGNTDFNFHITR
- a CDS encoding DUF423 domain-containing protein yields the protein MASKNSNSIPLFLSSILGFLAVALGAFGAHGLKSILTPDLLAIYETGARYHLIHAVVLLVLAVNGKLSESKFRRIGFWLIFSGILIFSGSLYALSLTGIRVLGAITPFGGLAFLSGWASIAYSAFSDKE
- a CDS encoding TRL-like family protein, translating into MFLTNCLYTNIKSPGWYYSQSYSDVRGMEPVGKLEGTSCGTSWLWMVYTGDESYEAAVQNAIKDKADLLFDVQTDYSYKSFIFALYFEKCTRVTGIGVKLPQRLLKKE
- the rocD gene encoding ornithine--oxo-acid transaminase; the protein is MHTQTSQFYFDTEKEYGAFNYEPLPVVLERGKGIFLWDMDGKKYFDFLSAYSAVNQGHCHPKIIETLKAQSEKLTLTSRAFYNDQLGPMEKFLCDTFGFDRMIPMNTGVEAAETSVKLARRWGYQVKKIPTDKAKIVFASGNFWGRSIGAISASTDPTSRGDFGPFVPGFSIIPFNDTEALKKELEDPNVAAFMVEPIQGEAGVIVPREGYLKEVRKLCSERNVLLILDEVQTGLGRTGKLLAADHENVKPDLLVLGKALSGGTLPVSAVLGSDEIILTLKPGTHGSTFGGNPLAAAVAKTAIQVLLDENLSENSDIRGAEFRSSLQALRSEYPNKVKEIRGKGLLNAVEFFPDETGPRAKKICYKLLESGILAKQTHDHTIRFAPPLCISKAELEEATSLILQTIRKTLD
- a CDS encoding cation:proton antiporter, which produces MEHHSLTLLVDIALSIIFATLFAIIAKAFKQPLVLGYVVAGLIIGPLFGPYVGGKLTIGYVKSEESIELISEIGLILLLFIIGLEIDLKELARMGRSMFALGVLQFFLGVAAAWFAFRTFFPPTPGNFDLLYFAIALSLSSTMIVVKLLHDKFEISTVAGRLTIGVLVLQDIWAILFMGIQPDLQDPQVLNVLTSLVKGIALVAFSFLISRFILSKLFLFAASKPELVLITSIAWCFFLCGVAEKLQLSKEMGALIAGVSIAAFPYGADVISKLSGIRDFFITLFFVALGMKIQAPSASDLGLAFLAVGFVLVSRVLIVAPTVFFSGKGLRAGIVAGLNLAQISEFSLVILALGVQKEHIGKDLQAIVLTSMIIASIISTYVILFNDKIARGIIAFLSLFGVKENKEPLESQVTGETKRDIVVLGYFRIAQGLIDGIEESKPSWLKRMLVVDFNPIYRQTLESKGIRWAYGDLANPESLHHLGIEEARYIVCTVSDMILKGTTNRRLLESLKSICRHHQPKIILTTDDPKEAEVLRNNGAAHVIVPGKISGLSLFTELSQMVDVNGSGPVAKSTKVKPKKTTSNKKKVQKTK
- a CDS encoding DUF1289 domain-containing protein, which gives rise to MIVRSPCIKICNMDYDTGLCEGCYRTLEEIGRWTMYTEDERKSIRLKIEERKISLGKPSFKNP